Sequence from the Hamadaea flava genome:
GGAGCACCTCGGGGACGTGCACTGGGTTCTCATCGGCGTACTCGGCCTCGCGGCCGCCGCCGGGCACCTGCTCGCCAGCCGGCCGCGGGAACGCCGCGTCGCGCGGCTGCTGGCCGCGCCCGCCGCCCTCCCCACCAGCGCCACCGTCTAACCCCCGCTTTGGTCCGCCGCTTTGGTCCGCCGATCATGAACTTATGTGCGTGATCGACCGGCGTGTCGTGTCCGTGGCGCCCTGATCATTCCCCCGAGGCCGTGATCGATCTCGGGTGTCCGGTGCAGAAGTCGATCAGGCCGATACGGAGTTGATCAGGGTCTGGCGAACACGACACGCCGGTCGATCACGACCGATAGTTCATGATCGCGCGGAAAGGGTGGTGAGGTGTTGGCGGGCGAAGGTCAGCGCCTCGGCCAGCAGCTCTTCGCGTTCGGCTCGGCTGGCCGAGCGCCGGGTCGCGACTTCCACCGCGATGGACCCGGTGAAGCCGCGTTGGGCCAGCGACGACAACAGTTCGGCGCAGGGTTGCTTGCCTCGGCCGGGGACGAGGTGTTCGTCGCGGCCTTCGCCGGTGCCGTCGCCGAGGTGGATGTGGGCCAGGCCGGTGCCCATCGCGTCGGCCATCGCGAGCGAGTCCATCTTGGCTGCCGCGCAATGCGAAACGTCCAATGTGTACGCGGCGTATCCGGTGCGGGTGGGGTCCCAGCCGGGGGAGTAGGGGACGAACTCCCGCCGGGCCATGCGGACGGGGTACATGTTCTCGACGGCGAACCGGATCTGCGGGTAGCGCTCGTTCAGCAGTCGCAGCCCCGACTCGAACGTACGCGCGTACTCCCGTTGCCAGGTGAACGGCGGGTGCACCACGACGGTGTCGGCTTCCAACGTCTCCGCCAACGCCGCCGCGCGCCGGAGGCGTACCCAGGGGTCACTGGACCAGACCCGCTGGGTGACCAGGAGGCAGGGCGCGTGGATGGACCCCACGCGGACCCCGTAGTGCGAGGCGAGGCCGCGCAGCGCCCCGGCGTCCTGGCTGACCGCGTCGGTCCAGACCATGACCTCCACGCCGTCGTATCCGAGTGCGGCCGCCAGCTCGAACGCGGCGGCGGTGGGCTCGGGAAATACGGACGAACTGGAGAGGAGCACCGGAGTTCTGGGCATGCCTCCTAGGCTAGCCCGGTTCACGAAATGCGCCGGGAAGCCGAGCGCTGCTCAGCCGGCCGGATGGGGTGCGACCAGGCCCTTCTTCGCGCGGGCCGCACACAGCCGAGCCAGCTCGTCGTACGCGGGCTGACCGATGAGCGCGATCAACTCCGGCGCGTAGGAGACGTAGACCGGGGTGCGATCGACCCGGGCGTCCGGCGACGAGGTGCACCACCAGTGCAGGTCGTGACCGCCCGCGCCCCAGCCGCGCCGGTCGAACTCGGTGATGCTGGTGATCAGCACCTTGGTGCCGTCCGGGCGCTTGTGCCACTTCTGATCGCGGCGGATCGGGAGCTGCCAGCAGACGTCGGGCTTGTACTCCAACGGGTGAACGCCGTCCCGCAGCGCCTGGCCGTGCAGCGCGCAGCCGCCGCCCCCGGGGAAGTCGGCGTCGTTGAGGAAGACGCACGGGCCGTCCTCACTCTGGGTCGCCGTACGCCGGGCGGGCTCCTCGTCGTTCAGCTCGTCGAGTTCCGTCCAGTTCTTGAAGCCCTTGCGGTAGTGCTGCCACGTCTCCGGGGTCAGCTTCCGGACGGCGGACTTCACGCGGCGGATGTCGTCGGCGTCGGTCAGGAACGCGCCGTGCGAGCAGCAGCCCTCGATCGCGCGGTCCTTGATGATGCCGTGGCAGCCCTTGCCGTAGACGCAACTCCACCGGCTCAGCAGCCAGGTGAGGTCGGCCCGGATGAGCTGCGTGTCGTCGGCGGGGTCGGCGAACTCCACCCACTCACGCGGGAAGTCCAGCCCCACCTCGCGGTCGCGGGGGTTCACCGGCGTCACCGGCAAGGTCTTGCGCGGCGCGGGCGCGCCTTGGCGCTGGGTGGTTTCGCTGATAGACACACACCCAGCCTACGGCGACGCGCGTCCCCGGTACGGTATTCCCGTGCGTCTGGGCGTGCTCGATGTCGGATCCAACACGGTGCATCTGCTGGTCGTGGATGCCTACCACGGAGCTCATCCGTGGCCGGCCCACTCGGAGAAGGCGGTGCTGCGCCTGGCCGAGCAACTCGGCCCGGACGGCTCGCTCACTCCAGCGGGCGAACAGGCCCTGCTCGCCGCGGTCCGCGACGCCCGCCTGGCCGCGGACCGGCTCGGCGTCGACGAACTGCTGGCCTTCGCGACCTCGGCGGTACGCGACGCGCGCAACTCCTCACAAGTGCTGGCGCGCGTACGCGCGGAGACCGGAGTGGAGTTGCGAGTCCTGTCCGGCGCGGACGAGGCCCGGCTGACCTTCCTCGCCGTACGCCGCTGGTTCGGCTGGTCGGCGGGGCGGCTCGCCGTCCTCGACATCGGCGGGGGTTCGCTGGAGATCGCGGCCGGCATCGACGAGGAGCCGACCTTCGCCGTCTCGCTTCCGTTGGGGGCCGGGCGGATCACCCGCGATCGGCTCGCTGGGGATCCGCCGGCCGCGTACGTCATCGACGAGGTGCGGGCGTACGTGGCGGCGACGATGGAGGAGTTGGACGTCTCCCGGCTGGAAGGGTTCGATCGGGCTGCGGCGACGTCGAAGACGTTCCGGTCGCTGGCCCGGCTCGCCGGGGCCGCCCCGAGTGGGAAGGGCCTCTGGGCGCCTCGGGCGTTGACGCGTACGGGGTTGAAGCAGGTCCTGGGCTTCATCCGGCGGATGCCCGCCGACGCCATCGCCGAGCTCGACGGGGTCAGCCCGCAGCGGTCGCACCAGGTGCTCGCCGGGGCGATCGTGGCGCTCGCCGCGATGGATCGGCTCGATCTCGACGCCGTCGACATCTGCCCGTGGGCGCTCCGGGAGGGCGTCATCCTCCGCCAGCTCGACCTCTCGACCTGAGCCCTGGATCAGGGGTCCGGGTCGAATCTTGGCCTGACTGCACTCCTGGCGGCTCGCCCGAGAGGCTCCCCGGCGAGATTCGGCCGAGATCGCTGATCCAGCGCCCAACGGCGTCCGTACAGAGCCGCGTTCACGGATGTGGACGGCATGCCATATTCCGAACGGTCGTTGACTGTATGGACAGCGATCCATTAACTGTCTTTCATGATGGACGCCCACCGATCTCTTGCCGGCGCGCTCGCCGCCGCCCTGACGGCCACCACGCTCCTGTCCGTCGCCCTGCTGACCCGCTCGGTCGTCGCCGACGAAGCCGCCGACCAAGCCGTCCCGCCCGGAGCCGCCCGCACCGGGCTCGATCTGTCCAGCGCCAATCGGCGTACGCCGGTCGCCGGGCTCTATGACTGGAGCAAGGCCGGGTATCGCAACGGGGCGAACCTGCCCGGCACGAGCGAAGTGAATCCCGACGCCGCCTGCCAGATCACGCCGGCTGAACTCGCCAGTCAGTACGCCGTGCGCCCGGACGACGGCGTGGACGACACGACCGGTCTCCAATCCGCGATCGACTTTGTGCGTACCACTTGTTCGACGACCGCGAGTTTCACGAAGCTGTCGCTGATCACGCTGCCCGCAGGCGTCTTGAAGGTGACCCGCCAACTGGGCGTGGACGCGGACTATCTGATCGTGCGCGGGGCCGGCGGCGACCCGGCGACCGGGACCCGCCTGGTCTTCGAGCCGGACGCGAACACGCGCTACGACACGCTGACCGACGACGGCTCGGACTGGGACGAGGACGGCATGGTGTCGGGGCAGGGCAAGGGCGGCTGGCTCTGGCCTGGCCGGGGCCTGTTCCGGGTGCAGTCCCGTCAGGTGCACAGCGCCTACGCGAGCGATTACGCCGCCGCGCCCGCCAACCGGAAGGACATCTTCGAGGGCACGGTCAACGTCCACTGGAAGGCCGGGCAGAAGCTGGCCGCCAAGCCGGGCGAGACCGCCTACGCCGCGCGCACCGGCGATTCCGTGGTCTACGTCGCGAGCCTGACCGGGCTGACCGCCGGGACGCTGGTGAACATCCGGGCCGCCAACTCGGTGAAGTTCTACAACTCGCAGAACGTCTTCGACACCGCGCTGATGAGCAACCTGCACATGCGGCAACAGATCTTCACGATCACCGCCGTGAACTCGTCGGCGAAGTCGATCACCCTGGACAAGCCGGTGGAGTACGACGTCCCGATCACCTCCACGTCGGACGGCTCCGCCGCTATCGGCGGCACGGTGTACGACTCGAAGGCCGCCCCACTGGTCGACCCGGTCGTCGGCGTCGGTTTCGAGAATTTCTACTTGACCCAGGCCGAGCCCGGTCTGTCCGCGGCCGACGCCGTCCACAACTACGGCAACATGGATCCGGCCGGAGAGATGCACGGCATCGTCTTCAAATGGGCGGCGAACTCCTGGGTCCGCGGCATCCGTACGTCGATGACCGGTTCACATCCGATCGTCACGGAGGAGGCGGCCCATCTCACCATTGTGGACAACTATCTGGACGGCGCCTGGAACAAAGGCAAGGGCGGCAATGGCTACTTCCGCGGCTCCCGGGTGTGGGACTCGGTTTATGCCGGCAACACCAGCCGCAATCTGCGCCACTTCACCTTCCAGTGGTCCGCCTCGGGCGACGTCGCGATCGGCAACGACACCGACTCCGACTTCAATCTCCACGGCGGATGGGAACGCAACAACCTGATCGAGCTGAACACCGTGACCGTCCCCTACGCCCACCGATCGGCCAACTGCCGGGCGAACTGCGGCGAGGAAGGCGGCGGCGGTCCCGACGACTCGAACTGGTTCCCGATCTGGTGGGCGGCCGGGCAGAAGGCGGTCAAGTGGTCGGGTTCGTCCGGACCGCGCAACGTCTTCTTCAACAACACCATGACCAAGCAGCTCGGCTCGGACACCGCGCCCTACACGGCGTACTACGCCGATCACACCCGGATCTACCAATTCGGGTGGTCCGGATCCGCGTGGCAGCACCTGGACGTGGGTGGCACGCCGATCACCGACTGGGCCGGCCACGAGCAGGCCGACTACACCAACGGCCACGGCGTCGACGCATCGCGTACCGATGCGGGCCCGTCGTTGTTCCTGCTCTCCCTCACTGGTACGCCCAGCGCATCACCGTCGCCGTCCAGTGCGTCCCCGTCTGCGTCGTCCGCCTCGCCGTCGCCGTCGCCGTCCGGGGTGGTGGGGCTGCGCTGCACGTTCGCCCAGACCTCGGTCTGGAGCAGCGGTTACGGCGGGCAGGTGACGGTCTACAACGACGGGACGGCGACCGTGCCGGCGTGGACGGCCGAGTTCGACCTGCCGACCGGGACGAGCATCAGTTCGATGTGGCGCGCGACGTACGCCAAGACCGGAAACCACTACGTCGTGACACCGTTGTCCTACGCGGCGGACATCGCACCCGGCGGCTCGGAGTACTTCGGCTTCAACGTCGGCGGCCTCGGTACGCCGACCGGCCTGACCTGCCGCACCTAGCGGCGATTCGGCAGTCCCCCGGCCGGCAGGTAGAGGTGGTAGTTGGCCGCCGTCTCCACCGGCCGGTCGGGGAAGGCCGCGGCCAGCGTCGTGTCCAGCGGCGACCCGATCGGGGCGAGGTAGGTGACCACCCGTGCCGCGCCGACCTCGTCCCAGAACGGGTGGTAGCGGTTGAGCCCCTCGGTCAGGTCGTCCCCGACGACGGCGCAGATCCGCTCCTCACCGGTCTGGTAGGAGATCCAGTTGCAGGTCCAGTAGTCGGCGTACACGCGGGTCTGGTCGTGCGCGGCGAGCGCGGCGATCACCTTCGGCTGGTTCGCCGCCGCGTCTGCGTACACCGGCACGTGGACGGCCAGCGTGACCGTGGCGTACAGGGCCATCGCCACTCCGGCGGCCAGCGGGACGCCGGCGGCGAGCCGTTGCCAGTTCGGCCGGGCGATAGCGGCGATGCCCCGCCAGAGCGGCTCCAGCCAGGCCGGCGTCGAGATCAGCAGGCAGCTCAGGTAGCGCGCGCTCTCGATCGGGGAGTCGCCGGCCGACGAGTTCCGGGCGTAGGAGACGACGGTGATCAGCGCCGCGACCGCCAGGGCCAGCCGCATCCCGCTTTCCGGCGTACGCGGAGACCGGTAGGCGAGCACGGCGGCGATGACGAGGAGGGCGGCGTACGCCGGACCCCACCACAGCTGCCAGCCGGCGCAGTGGCTCGGCGCGCACAGCCCGGTGCCCAGCGGTACGCCGATCAGTCCGCCGCCGTACAGCCGTTCACTCGCCGACGGATCGGTGCCGGTGGTCTGGAGGTGCCAGAACACGGCCAGGAAGCTCTTCGAGAACGTGTTGTGCAGGTCGTGCCAGATCAACGGGAACGCGCCGAGCAGCAGCCCGCCGGCCAGCGTCCAGCCCGCCCGGGTGGCCAGGTGCCGCCGGGCGAAGACGAGCAGCAGCACGGCCGCCGCGGCGAGGTAGGGCAACGGCAGCAGGTGGTTCCAGACGATCAGCCCGGCGAGGAGGCCGATGCCGCCGGTCAGCCAAGGCCGCGGCTTCTCGCTCCGGCTCACCGCCAGCACGCCCAGCAGCAGCGCGACCAGCATGGGCGAGGTCTCGGGATAGCCGCCCCCGGCGATGAGCTGGTTCTTCACGATCCGGTCGGAGCCCAGCGCCAGCAGGCCGACCGTCGCCGTCGCCAGCCACGGCGAGTAGACGCGGCGCACCAAGGCGTACATGAGGGGGAGGAAGAGCGCGAACAGCGCGAGCGTGGGCAGTCTCAGCGCGAGCGTGGTCGGGCCGAGCAGGCCGACGAACGGCGCCGCCAGGTACGCCTCGATCGTGCCCATGTAGTGCTGGCCGTAGAAGTAGACCGGGAAGTCCTCGCCACGCCAGATGTGCAGAGCGGCGAGGCCGATGGTGGCCTCGTCGCTGTTGGTGAGGGGTGCGTCACGCGCGGTCAGCCAAACCCGGAAGCCGACGCCGAGCAGGCCGAGCACGAACGCCACGAGGGCGGGACGTCTCCAGACCGGGGGCACCGAGGGAGCTTACCGGGCGGCCGGATCACGGCTCGAACTTGTAGCCCAGCCCGCGGACGGTGACGAGGTACCGGGGTGTCGACGGCTCCGGCTCGATCTTGGAGCGCAGCCGCTTGACGTGCACGTCCAGGGTCTTGGTGTCGCCGACGTAGTCCGCGCCCCAGACGCGGTCGATGAGCTGGCCCCGGGTCAGCACCCGGCCCGCGTTGCGCAGCAGCAGTTCGAGCAGCTCGAATTCCTTCAGCGGCAGCGGGACGGTGTCCCCGCCGACGGTGACGACGTGCCGTTCGACGTCCATGCGGACGGGCCCGGCGCTCAACGTCGCGCCGACCGCGTCGACCGGCTCCTGCGAGCGGCGACGCAGCACCGCACGGATGCGGGCGACCAGCTCCCGCGGGGAGTACGGCTTGGTCACGTAGTCGTCCGCGCCCAGTTCCAGCCCGACGACCTTGTCGATCTCGCTGTCGCGCGCGGTGACCATGATGATCGGAACGCCCGAGCGGGCCCGCAGCTGGCGGCAGACCTCGGTCCCGGACATCTCCGGGAGCATCAGGTCGAGCAGGACGATGTCGGCGCCGGAGCGGTCGAACTCGGTGAGCGCCGCGGTGCCGGTGGCCGCCACCGACACCTCGAAGCCCTCCTTGCGAAGCATGTAGGAGATGGCGTCCGAGAACGCCTCCTCATCCTCCACCACGAGTACTCGTGCCACGTGTTTCTCTCTTTCTCGGTGCTCAGTGAGTCTCATGCTCAGAACGGTTCGGACAGGCTGAGGCCGAACTCGTCCTCGGGCGGCCGGACCGGCAGCCGCAAGGTGAACGTCGAACCGCCGCCGACGCGGCTGGAGACGTCGACGCGACCGCCGTGATTGGTCGCGATGTGCTTGACGATCGCGAGGCCCAGGCCGGTGCCGCCGGCCTCCCGGGACCGCGCCTTGTCGGAGCGGTAGAACCGTTCGAAGACCCGGTCGACCTCGTCGGGGGCGATGCCGATGCCCTCGTCGGCGACCTCGATCTCGATCTTCTCCTCGTCGCCCTGCACCGTCACGGACACGGTCTTGCCCTCGTCGGAGTACGCGACGGCGTTCTCGATCAGGTTGCCCAGCGCGGTCGCGAGCTGGCTGTCGCTGCCGTACGCCTTCAGATCGAGCCGGCCGCGTACGGCGATGTCGATCGACTTGGCCTGGGCGGCCGTCCGCGACCGGTCGACCGCCTCGGCGACGACCCAGTCGATCTGGACCGGCTCGGGGTCCGGCAGCGGTTCGGCGCCCTGCAGCCGGGTCAGTTCGAGCAGCTCGGTGACGAGGGTGCCGAGGCGGACCGACTCCCGCTGCATCCGCAGGGCGAAGCGCCGGGTGGAGTCGACGTCGAGCTCGCCGTCGGTGGCGTCCAGGATCGCCTCGGCGAGCAGCTGCAACGCCCCGATCGGAGTCTTCAGCTCGTGGCTGACGTTGGCCACGAAGTCCCGGCGTACGCGGGCGACCCGGTGCGCATCGGTGACGTCGAACGCCTCGACCGCGACGAGCCCGCCGCCGAGGGCGACCGCGCGGAGGCTGACCCCCATCGGTTCGACGTCGCTGCCCTCGGCTCCCCGGGGCAGGTCCAGCTCCACCTCACGGCGTACGCCGGTCCGCCGCACCTGGCCGGCGAGCGTACGGACGATGGGGTGGGCTACCGGGGTGCCCGGCTGGGCGCCCGCACGGAGCAGGCCCATCGCTCGGGCGGCCGGATTGGCCAAGGCGATCTGGTCGGAGTTGTCGAGGACGACGACGCCGACGCGCAGCGAGTCCAGGCTCTTGCGACCGAGCCCGGCGAGCGCGTCCACCTCTGGGGCGGCTGGCGAGCGGCGGAGGAACACGCTGGAACGATAGCCGGTTGTTTACCAGACTGAACAGAAAAAGCCGGGCAAAACGACCAGGTCAGGAGTCAAAGTTCACCTATGCGCGGTTCGGCGTTCACCGTTGTTCATCTGACGGTCGCCCGGCGCACCTAGCGTGGCCCCCGACCGACCAACAACCGACCCACAGGGACCTTAAATGCGAGAGTCGTTCGGCGCCGCCCTGCACGAGGTGGGCAACCTGCTCGTCTCCATGGCCGAGGCGGCCCGCACCCAGATGCGCCAGGCGACGTACGCGCTGCTCACCGCGGACAAGGAGGCGGCCGATCGCGTCGTCGCCCGGGACGCGGAGATCAACGAGCTGTACCGCCAGGTCGAGGAGCGGGTCCTGCGCCTGCTCGCCCAGCAGCAGCCGGTCGCCCGCGACCTGCGCATGGTGATCACCGCCCAGCACGTCGCGACCGACCTGGAGCGCATGGGCGACCTCGCCGACCACGTCGCGAAGACCGCGCTGCGTCGGCACCCGGCCGCCGCCGTCCCGGCCGAACTGGCCACCGTGATCGCCGAGATGGCCGAGGTCGCCGACCGCATCGCCGGCAAGATCACGCTGGTGCTGGCCCGCTACGACACCAAGCGCGCGGCCGAGCTGGAGAACGACGACGACGTGATGGACGCGCTGGAGCGCGACCTGTTCGCCGTCATCCTCGGCTCGTCCTGGCAGCACGGGGTGGAGGCGGCGATCGACGCGGCGCTGCTCGGCCGGTTCTACGAGCGGTACGCCGACCACGCGGTGAACGCGGGGCGCCACGTGATCTACCTGGTGACCGGCGAGATCGCCGACGGGCAGGCCTCGGACGAGGACCCGGAGCTGCCCGAGTCGCTCTGAGGCTCGGCTGCTTCGTGAAGCTCGGCTACTTCTTGCTGGCGAGCGCCCGCGCGAAGAACATCATGTTCGCCGGGCGCTCGGCCAGCCGCCGCATGAGGTAGCCGTACCACTCGGTGCCGTAGGGAACGTAAACGCGTACGTGGTAACCCTCCCGGACGAGCCGGCGCTGTTCTTCCGGGCGTACGCCGTAAAGAAGCTGGAACTCGAACTCGTCCGGACCCCGGTCGAACCACCGGGCCCGGTCCTCGCCGATGGCGATCAGCCGCGGGTCGTGGGTGGCCAGCATCGGGTAACCCTGCCCGGCCATGAGCACGTTCATGCAGCGTACGTAGGACTTGTCGACGTCCAGCGCGGACTGATAGGCCACGTGCTCCGGCTCGGAGTACGCACCCTTGCAGAGCCGGACGCGGGAGCCCGCGGTGGCCAGCTCACGGCAGTCCTGCTCGGTACGCCGCAGGTACGACTGGAGCACCGCGCCGGTGCTCGGATAGTCCTTGCGCAGGCTGTTCAGGATGGTCAGCGTCGAGTCGGCGGTGGTGTGGTCCTCCATATCCAGGGTGACCGTCGTGCCCGCCTCGGCCGCGGCCGCGCAGATCGCGCGCGCGTTCGTCTCGGCGAGATCCTCGTCGAACGCCTGCCCGAGGGCGGAGAGCTTCACGCTGACCTCGGCGACTCCGGTCAGCTCCGCCTCGCGCAGCGCGGCGAGCAGCGTCAGGTATTCGTCCCGGGTAACGCTCGCCTGCTCCGGCGTCAGCGTGTCCTCGCCGAGGTAGTCCAGCGTGGTCCGGAGCCCGGAGCCGGCCAGCTCCCCGGTCACCCGCAGGGCGTCGGGCGTACCGGTGCCGGCGACGAACCGCCTGACCACGTCCCGGCTCACCGGGGCGGAGCCGACGAACTTTTCGACCTTGCCGGATCGCGACGCTGCGAGAATGACCGACCTGAGCATGTCAGCAGCGTATCTCCGATTCGGCGATGAGGTCGGATGTGAGGTACGTCCCGTCCGTCGGAAACGGTTCCGGTAAACCTCGGCACACCACTTCCGTCAAGATTGCTCTACCTTTGTCGGGTGGACTTCGATGCGTACGCCAAGACCGCCGTTGACCTGGTCAATGTCCGGCTTGACACCCTCGACGACCTTCGTGCCCTTTTTGCGGACGACCGGGAGTGGATGCGGGAGTCGGTCGCCGATAAGGAGATGGCGGTCTTCCGGCGGGCTCAACGGAAGCTCCGCGACGTCTTCGAGGCCGGCGCGGCCGGCCGCGACGGCGACGCCGTGGCCGAGCTGAACGTGCTCCTGGAGACCTTCCCGGTCCAGCCGCGGATCTCGGGTCACGACGCCGGGGACTGGCACATGCACGTCACCAGCCGCGGCGCCTCCGCCTCCGCCGAGTACCTGGCCGGTGCGGCCTGGGGGCTGGGCGTCTGGCTCTGCGAGTTCGGCAGCGCCCGGTTCGGGGTCTGCGCCGACGAGCGGTGCGGCAACGTCTACCTCGACACCTCTTCCAACAACTGTCGCCGGTTCTGCTCGGAGCGCTGCGCGACGCGGTCGCACGTGGCCGCGCATCGGGCGCGGAAGAAGGCCGCCGTCGACGAGGTGGCGGCGCTGCCGAGCGCCGCCGTCGCGCCGAAGGCTCCCGTCCCGGTCGGACGCTAAGCCGCTCGCTCTCGCTCGCGCGCTGACCTTCCTGATCATTGCGTCGGCCATGCTGTTTCCGGGGACATTTCGCCTCGTGAAACCGCGTGGCCGGCGCAACGATCAGGCTTGAGTGGTCGCCTGGATCGGCCGAAAGGACGATCCGCGCTCGGCTGGTCGTCCAGTAGCGTTGCGGCCCGTGCACCCCGGGGACCCCTCGCAGCCTGATCCGCGGCCCGCCGACTCGCAGCCCGCCGACTCGCAGCCGCCGACGCAACCGATCCCGCCGCAGCAGCCCTACCCCGGGGTGAATCAGTCCTATCCGGGCACGCCCGGCCCAGCCCCGTCCGGCCCGGTCCCGCCAGTGTGGAATCCGCAGATTCCCCAACAGCGGCAGGCCGGACAGCTCGGGGCGCCGGTGTACCCGCCGTCGGGTTACCCGACGTATCCGCCCGCGCCCGGGAATCCCGCTGCGCCCGCGTATCCGCCGGCGCCTGGGTATCCGCCCGCGCCGGGATATCAGCCCGTACCGGGGTATCCGCCAACGCCGCCGCACGGTGCACCGCCGGGCCTGCCACCGGCCTACCCGCCGGGGTACTCGACGCCGCCGGGCTATCCGACGCAGCCCTGGCCGGGTGCGTACGCCCCGCCGCCGCCTCCGCCCAAGCGGCCGTGGTTCGGCCGGGTGGCCGTCCTGGCCGTCATCGTGGTGCTGATCGCCTGCGCCATCCCGGTCGTCGGCGTGGTGGCGTACGTCGCGACGCGATCGACGGCGGATCCGCTGGTGCAGCCGACCGCGTCCACCGGGGTCACCTCGA
This genomic interval carries:
- a CDS encoding sugar phosphate isomerase/epimerase family protein, with the protein product MPRTPVLLSSSSVFPEPTAAAFELAAALGYDGVEVMVWTDAVSQDAGALRGLASHYGVRVGSIHAPCLLVTQRVWSSDPWVRLRRAAALAETLEADTVVVHPPFTWQREYARTFESGLRLLNERYPQIRFAVENMYPVRMARREFVPYSPGWDPTRTGYAAYTLDVSHCAAAKMDSLAMADAMGTGLAHIHLGDGTGEGRDEHLVPGRGKQPCAELLSSLAQRGFTGSIAVEVATRRSASRAEREELLAEALTFARQHLTTLSARS
- a CDS encoding Ppx/GppA phosphatase family protein, coding for MRLGVLDVGSNTVHLLVVDAYHGAHPWPAHSEKAVLRLAEQLGPDGSLTPAGEQALLAAVRDARLAADRLGVDELLAFATSAVRDARNSSQVLARVRAETGVELRVLSGADEARLTFLAVRRWFGWSAGRLAVLDIGGGSLEIAAGIDEEPTFAVSLPLGAGRITRDRLAGDPPAAYVIDEVRAYVAATMEELDVSRLEGFDRAAATSKTFRSLARLAGAAPSGKGLWAPRALTRTGLKQVLGFIRRMPADAIAELDGVSPQRSHQVLAGAIVALAAMDRLDLDAVDICPWALREGVILRQLDLST
- a CDS encoding cellulose binding domain-containing protein, whose translation is MMDAHRSLAGALAAALTATTLLSVALLTRSVVADEAADQAVPPGAARTGLDLSSANRRTPVAGLYDWSKAGYRNGANLPGTSEVNPDAACQITPAELASQYAVRPDDGVDDTTGLQSAIDFVRTTCSTTASFTKLSLITLPAGVLKVTRQLGVDADYLIVRGAGGDPATGTRLVFEPDANTRYDTLTDDGSDWDEDGMVSGQGKGGWLWPGRGLFRVQSRQVHSAYASDYAAAPANRKDIFEGTVNVHWKAGQKLAAKPGETAYAARTGDSVVYVASLTGLTAGTLVNIRAANSVKFYNSQNVFDTALMSNLHMRQQIFTITAVNSSAKSITLDKPVEYDVPITSTSDGSAAIGGTVYDSKAAPLVDPVVGVGFENFYLTQAEPGLSAADAVHNYGNMDPAGEMHGIVFKWAANSWVRGIRTSMTGSHPIVTEEAAHLTIVDNYLDGAWNKGKGGNGYFRGSRVWDSVYAGNTSRNLRHFTFQWSASGDVAIGNDTDSDFNLHGGWERNNLIELNTVTVPYAHRSANCRANCGEEGGGGPDDSNWFPIWWAAGQKAVKWSGSSGPRNVFFNNTMTKQLGSDTAPYTAYYADHTRIYQFGWSGSAWQHLDVGGTPITDWAGHEQADYTNGHGVDASRTDAGPSLFLLSLTGTPSASPSPSSASPSASSASPSPSPSGVVGLRCTFAQTSVWSSGYGGQVTVYNDGTATVPAWTAEFDLPTGTSISSMWRATYAKTGNHYVVTPLSYAADIAPGGSEYFGFNVGGLGTPTGLTCRT
- a CDS encoding glycosyltransferase family 39 protein, yielding MPPVWRRPALVAFVLGLLGVGFRVWLTARDAPLTNSDEATIGLAALHIWRGEDFPVYFYGQHYMGTIEAYLAAPFVGLLGPTTLALRLPTLALFALFLPLMYALVRRVYSPWLATATVGLLALGSDRIVKNQLIAGGGYPETSPMLVALLLGVLAVSRSEKPRPWLTGGIGLLAGLIVWNHLLPLPYLAAAAVLLLVFARRHLATRAGWTLAGGLLLGAFPLIWHDLHNTFSKSFLAVFWHLQTTGTDPSASERLYGGGLIGVPLGTGLCAPSHCAGWQLWWGPAYAALLVIAAVLAYRSPRTPESGMRLALAVAALITVVSYARNSSAGDSPIESARYLSCLLISTPAWLEPLWRGIAAIARPNWQRLAAGVPLAAGVAMALYATVTLAVHVPVYADAAANQPKVIAALAAHDQTRVYADYWTCNWISYQTGEERICAVVGDDLTEGLNRYHPFWDEVGAARVVTYLAPIGSPLDTTLAAAFPDRPVETAANYHLYLPAGGLPNRR
- a CDS encoding response regulator transcription factor is translated as MARVLVVEDEEAFSDAISYMLRKEGFEVSVAATGTAALTEFDRSGADIVLLDLMLPEMSGTEVCRQLRARSGVPIIMVTARDSEIDKVVGLELGADDYVTKPYSPRELVARIRAVLRRRSQEPVDAVGATLSAGPVRMDVERHVVTVGGDTVPLPLKEFELLELLLRNAGRVLTRGQLIDRVWGADYVGDTKTLDVHVKRLRSKIEPEPSTPRYLVTVRGLGYKFEP
- a CDS encoding sensor histidine kinase — translated: MFLRRSPAAPEVDALAGLGRKSLDSLRVGVVVLDNSDQIALANPAARAMGLLRAGAQPGTPVAHPIVRTLAGQVRRTGVRREVELDLPRGAEGSDVEPMGVSLRAVALGGGLVAVEAFDVTDAHRVARVRRDFVANVSHELKTPIGALQLLAEAILDATDGELDVDSTRRFALRMQRESVRLGTLVTELLELTRLQGAEPLPDPEPVQIDWVVAEAVDRSRTAAQAKSIDIAVRGRLDLKAYGSDSQLATALGNLIENAVAYSDEGKTVSVTVQGDEEKIEIEVADEGIGIAPDEVDRVFERFYRSDKARSREAGGTGLGLAIVKHIATNHGGRVDVSSRVGGGSTFTLRLPVRPPEDEFGLSLSEPF
- the phoU gene encoding phosphate signaling complex protein PhoU — its product is MRESFGAALHEVGNLLVSMAEAARTQMRQATYALLTADKEAADRVVARDAEINELYRQVEERVLRLLAQQQPVARDLRMVITAQHVATDLERMGDLADHVAKTALRRHPAAAVPAELATVIAEMAEVADRIAGKITLVLARYDTKRAAELENDDDVMDALERDLFAVILGSSWQHGVEAAIDAALLGRFYERYADHAVNAGRHVIYLVTGEIADGQASDEDPELPESL
- a CDS encoding proline dehydrogenase family protein, giving the protein MLRSVILAASRSGKVEKFVGSAPVSRDVVRRFVAGTGTPDALRVTGELAGSGLRTTLDYLGEDTLTPEQASVTRDEYLTLLAALREAELTGVAEVSVKLSALGQAFDEDLAETNARAICAAAAEAGTTVTLDMEDHTTADSTLTILNSLRKDYPSTGAVLQSYLRRTEQDCRELATAGSRVRLCKGAYSEPEHVAYQSALDVDKSYVRCMNVLMAGQGYPMLATHDPRLIAIGEDRARWFDRGPDEFEFQLLYGVRPEEQRRLVREGYHVRVYVPYGTEWYGYLMRRLAERPANMMFFARALASKK
- a CDS encoding CGNR zinc finger domain-containing protein encodes the protein MDFDAYAKTAVDLVNVRLDTLDDLRALFADDREWMRESVADKEMAVFRRAQRKLRDVFEAGAAGRDGDAVAELNVLLETFPVQPRISGHDAGDWHMHVTSRGASASAEYLAGAAWGLGVWLCEFGSARFGVCADERCGNVYLDTSSNNCRRFCSERCATRSHVAAHRARKKAAVDEVAALPSAAVAPKAPVPVGR